The Euphorbia lathyris chromosome 2, ddEupLath1.1, whole genome shotgun sequence genome includes a window with the following:
- the LOC136220976 gene encoding probable purine permease 11 isoform X2 produces the protein MTDNQEPILNKDENTLAQSPFLKLKHWQWWLLAAINIFFLVVGQSAAVLLGRFYYDQGGNSKWLATLVQTAAFPILYIPLFLLPSNSNSSSTSSAFASIRTIALIYFFLGALIAGDNMLYSIGLLYLSASTYSLICASQLAFNAVFSYFINSQKFTSLIINSVVVLSFSSALIAFNDDSDNPSGHSKWKYILGFLCTLSASAIYSLVLSLMQLSFQKIIKKETFSVVLEMQIYTSLVATCISVIGLFASGEWRTLHGEMHGFSKGLIFLVSSLFSNVISTLALAVSPIAAVIIFHDHMNGVKVISLLMAFWGFGCYTYQNYIDDRKLRQSETTRGRHGSLC, from the exons ATGACTG ATAATCAAGAACCAATACTGAATAAAGATGAAAATACTCTGGCACAATCTCCATTTCTCAAACTGAAGCATTGGCAATGGTGGCTTTTGGCAGCAATCAACATCTTCTTCCTTGTGGTAGGCCAATCTGCTGCTGTTCTTTTGGGGAGATTTTACTATGATCAAGGTGGAAATAGTAAATGGTTGGCAACACTTGTTCAAACTGCTGCTTTCCCAATCCTTTACATCCCCCTCTTCCTACTTCCTTCAAATTCGAATTCGAGTTCAACATCTTCCGCCTTCGCCTCCATTAGAACTATCGCCTTGATCTACTTCTTTCTCGGAGCACTTATAGCCGGAGACAACATGCTATACTCCATTGGCCTCTTGTACCTATCCGCCTCTACTTACTCGCTCATTTGCGCGTCTCAATTAGCTTTCAATGCCGTCTTTTCATACTTCATAAACTCCCAGAAGTTTACTTCTTTAATCATTAACTCCGTGGTTGTCCTTTCGTTTTCTTCCGCTCTCATTGCATTCAACGACGACTCAGACAACCCATCCGGACATTCCAAATGGAAATACATCCTTGGTTTCCTCTGCACACTCAGTGCTTCAGCTATATACTCCCTTGTACTCTCACTAATGCAACTCTCCTTTCAAAAGATCATTAAAAAGGAAACATTCTCAGTAGTCTTGGAGATGCAAATCTACACCTCACTCGTCGCCACGTGCATTTCCGTCATAGGCCTATTCGCCAGCGGAGAATGGCGGACATTGCACGGAGAAATGCACGGGTTCAGTAAAG GGTTGATTTTCTTGGTGTCTTCCCTCTTCTCCAATGTAATAAGTACACTTGCTTTGGCTGTGTCTCCAATTGCTGCTGTTATTATTTTCCATGACCATATGAATGGTGTCAAGGTAATCTCTTTACTTATGGCTTTCTGGGGTTTCGGGTGTTATACGTATCAGAATTATATCGATGATCGTAAGTTACGACAAAGTGAAACTACCCGTGGTCGTCATGGTTCATTGTGTTGA
- the LOC136220976 gene encoding probable purine permease 11 isoform X1, which yields MTDNQEPILNKDENTLAQSPFLKLKHWQWWLLAAINIFFLVVGQSAAVLLGRFYYDQGGNSKWLATLVQTAAFPILYIPLFLLPSNSNSSSTSSAFASIRTIALIYFFLGALIAGDNMLYSIGLLYLSASTYSLICASQLAFNAVFSYFINSQKFTSLIINSVVVLSFSSALIAFNDDSDNPSGHSKWKYILGFLCTLSASAIYSLVLSLMQLSFQKIIKKETFSVVLEMQIYTSLVATCISVIGLFASGEWRTLHGEMHGFSKGTVSYVLTLVWTAVSWQICSVGVVGLIFLVSSLFSNVISTLALAVSPIAAVIIFHDHMNGVKVISLLMAFWGFGCYTYQNYIDDRKLRQSETTRGRHGSLC from the exons ATGACTG ATAATCAAGAACCAATACTGAATAAAGATGAAAATACTCTGGCACAATCTCCATTTCTCAAACTGAAGCATTGGCAATGGTGGCTTTTGGCAGCAATCAACATCTTCTTCCTTGTGGTAGGCCAATCTGCTGCTGTTCTTTTGGGGAGATTTTACTATGATCAAGGTGGAAATAGTAAATGGTTGGCAACACTTGTTCAAACTGCTGCTTTCCCAATCCTTTACATCCCCCTCTTCCTACTTCCTTCAAATTCGAATTCGAGTTCAACATCTTCCGCCTTCGCCTCCATTAGAACTATCGCCTTGATCTACTTCTTTCTCGGAGCACTTATAGCCGGAGACAACATGCTATACTCCATTGGCCTCTTGTACCTATCCGCCTCTACTTACTCGCTCATTTGCGCGTCTCAATTAGCTTTCAATGCCGTCTTTTCATACTTCATAAACTCCCAGAAGTTTACTTCTTTAATCATTAACTCCGTGGTTGTCCTTTCGTTTTCTTCCGCTCTCATTGCATTCAACGACGACTCAGACAACCCATCCGGACATTCCAAATGGAAATACATCCTTGGTTTCCTCTGCACACTCAGTGCTTCAGCTATATACTCCCTTGTACTCTCACTAATGCAACTCTCCTTTCAAAAGATCATTAAAAAGGAAACATTCTCAGTAGTCTTGGAGATGCAAATCTACACCTCACTCGTCGCCACGTGCATTTCCGTCATAGGCCTATTCGCCAGCGGAGAATGGCGGACATTGCACGGAGAAATGCACGGGTTCAGTAAAGGTACGGTGTCTTATGTTTTAACATTGGTTTGGACAGCAGTGAGTTGGCAAATATGTTCTGTTGGTGTTGTAGGGTTGATTTTCTTGGTGTCTTCCCTCTTCTCCAATGTAATAAGTACACTTGCTTTGGCTGTGTCTCCAATTGCTGCTGTTATTATTTTCCATGACCATATGAATGGTGTCAAGGTAATCTCTTTACTTATGGCTTTCTGGGGTTTCGGGTGTTATACGTATCAGAATTATATCGATGATCGTAAGTTACGACAAAGTGAAACTACCCGTGGTCGTCATGGTTCATTGTGTTGA